GAATaccaagttgtaatagctaggttattatttttatttttattccgTTCCCCCTCCTAGATTGTATAGGCCTTCttcccctaaaaatgtaatagttagggccttagttgccttatgtgtcttgcatgtctatgtgctatatgtttcatcgctttcttaggttttggcatctagatatgcatgctaagtgttatgtgctatgtgtttatgagtgtttggcatgtctactcgctttccatagccatgaatgaatgtgatggatgaatgtacgtttccactagtccaacgctagtaggaattcatagaaagggctagtccaacgctagacccaataggccatctCCTATCGTGAGtccatacttgcatgtttcacttcatttcatgcatttttcttggttttatcatttggcatgctcctcgaacccctttcccctcattttaggatttttgcacctcatgctagttatagggtccatttgcctgagagtccccttaaatatgggatatagacgagtgtgacTTTTTCTaaaccttagcacgcttgtattccctctataaaagggcaaattgagtcacgatttaggtctccccgtacccaatatgcatgaattccctaggctcatgcattttttaatccactctaccattttataccctcatcacactttcatttttcctcccattttgcacacatgcacttcatattatcattgcacataccgtaccttgtccactcacgtgcacattttcatttacatatttattgtttttttattacttttttttcaaactcatgtcctcacattgcatacatgcattccattcatttgcatcccactcgcattattcgtgacttcttcaaaggatcgttattgggcttcacaattaatgtgattggcaccactcaacctttgaagagaaatttcccccaatacccctaggtctagggtttgcattcatgtagtacatccaaatgtaataaattctttggttaaaacaagaaaatctttgattaaatcacgcaactagccttggctaggtcgaaggggtgccttggatttttatccttgccttccccttcgtcaaatgtgactcccgaacctttttcgttggtttacgtggactaggagtcgtttaaaaggggtttcttactattttttcctattttttctttaaaaattcatttttaggtgacttggtacaccttaactcattaccaagtggcgactccgatttttttatttcaaaaaccctttttaaactataattttgggtcaaatcgtcgcattctcaaacccccatttagacccattttttcttttaaatcacaattcatttttcaatcacaaattgaatcaaaaaatacattttttaaaccatttatttatttattcaaaaaatggggcgcgacactatcaaaacggtcagaggttgcatttgctagcttttctatggctaaatcaaattgattataAGAATTTTCTACAACTAGCTCCCAAGAGGTATAAGAACatttagctaatggttcactttctaaatcccaaggtagaggtgcattagctaacttctctattgccaactcccaaaatggttttgattcatattggacactttgaggttggtaatcataaaaatttgaagaatcactatatgcacattgattatcccaaccatacacatgagaattgctccaattagcactgtatTGATTAAAACAAGGATTgcaatgctctaattcatcataataatccacattttgtgcttgcatgcATGTACTAGTaccatgataacctccacacaagtcacaaatcacatgataataattaaaagcattaacattcctcatTTGCTCAATTTTATGCATCTTGGtatccatttgaacttgtaacattaTAACATCAAGTTTAACCTTTAAActccttaaaccatcttcaaacaATATACTTtcggtaatttcttggttatcTCGATTCAAGGAGCCTTGCATATAGTAACCATCCATTATCGATCTTCCTTCTCTCATGCATTGATTCCTCATGTTTTCTACTCTCCTTGAACCCCTAAACAtgttttcaaaataacttaaaaacaaatttagtcaagaagaatagatgactctaaaaacataaaaaacatATACAAAGATGCAACAAAGacactaaaaaataaaaattaagacaCTAGACACtacaaacacaagaaaaataagtaaaaatgtctaaattaataaagttattcttagcaccgatattgacaaatcttccccggcaacggcgccaaaaacttgacatgcgcggggtatacatatatcaattagctcatccacaatcaagttttacatttatgattcctaaataccccacacgcgatttatcgcaagtatacgaatcgtgagcgagtatagggtattaagggtcgatcccacagagaagattgcaattaccggtgtttttcgaactcctttattatctagactaccataaacatAATAGAAATCAAAATTAGCACAAAAAAGCttctagagatatggaattccttactactcttgcaaatgagattactggttaagtgaatgctattatcttggctagttatggcgtaatttcctaatgtatgtgaaacctactctcgtagtaaatcaactatacttgtagctaaaccatacctactctcgtggttatgaaattaactacaagttcatttcttctatgaaattacatgaacaagtcactaaagccacataggtgcacctctactctcgtgagtgtactccctagatttatcacttccttgaactagtgttaaattccaattctcattgcaatcttaacacctttagataatcacaattaatggccggttaatcatgattagaaaagcaaaagtgataaataacttgctgaAAATAATaccatcaaataaccaagtaaacatcaaATACAAGAtgtagcaagttcaaccataactctaggcataaactttaactaaacatgttaaaaacacaaatccaaacttgtattatagctaaacatgaaatctaatacaagagagaaagtagtagaagagatatcacccttgtcacatgagatcaacctctccatctttgctcctcaatcttcatccaaatctagctacaaacacaagatggataaactacactacctatactatactaatgaactaagaaaaactagtgaagactacatttttggtgagtttctctagccttccaaagttgtgaaaatgttcctccaaggctgctatttatagaggaattcaagcTCATGGTGACTTGTTAAAGTTGATGTAATTGCTTCTTGGACTCACCAAAAGATGCTTTTTGAATTCTCTATACTTTCTTGCTCAGTTCCAGCCGGATTTCTTGCagataaattggtcaaaaagctTGTGTGAATAGAGCACAAGTTGCAGAGCCGAAATTGGGGATCCGAGGGcaagatccgagctcggatcgatCAAAATACCCCTCGGAtcgcatttttcttcattttttccttcacTGTTCATTGGGATCCGAGGCCTACAAcagtggatccgagctcggatcctctGGTCTCGGATCCACTCGTCCAGAAGacagacgagggctcggatcATATTGGATCCGGGTTCGGATCTCTTGCTCTGTTTTTGATCcatttcaactgatattttctcgatgttagaggctgaactagctcttgtgtaaaacatgaaagttgtagctatttgagttagctttccaatgcatcaagaatcacctaaTTTAGAGCTCTGTGGACTGAGAAATAACCAAATTACCCTTGACTGGTCAAAAActtgtttcagcttcgaccataGAAAATGTACTTCAGTATTTCGACCTTTTGACTATGAAAACCACCGAACTGGACttcaatgtcttcataccaaatgtagatctatctcttggCTTCAAAATGGTTCTTGGATAGATTATTAGATTTTATTGtacatttaatattttaattggaTTAGTATCTTATATattgattttaatttctttagCTATGGAGAGATATTTCAAGAGAAAATCAATGGAAAAAGAGCCATCTAATAAAGAAGAAGCCAAGGATAATGAAGGTGcaaaaaatgacaataaaagaagtttttaaataaaattattattacattaataattttgagtttgtctttttatgtttttcatggaatataCATATCAATTGTACTTGTTagtgaatttatttattttttgctcaaaaaattaaaaaaagaatagataaaaaattttagtattaTTTGTGCCCCCACTAAGatttttttctggctccgcccCTGGTATATACATAGCCTTAATAGTATGTACATTCATTTATGTGAGGATCCATAAATGGTAGGATAAGTTCATTTACCACTTTAGCTAGATTCATGACTTTGGTCATTGAATCTTGTGCTGTATTAATTAGGTACATGACTTTGGGTATAATACCTTGAACCAATCCATTCACCTATGTGGGATAGCATTACATTTATGTGGTCATGTAGGCCACATTAAGTTATTATTCCAACATGTTCTTCTCAGCATTAGTCAAATTCCAATTATCCGCCACAAATGTCGTTGTTCGATACCCTTAGCATCTACTAACTGTAGAATCTTGATTACAGACTAGTCAGCTGATGGTTCACGTCCAGGCGAGTTAGTTGTAAGACTTGCCAAGGTCAAGTTTTCCCAGGCCATAAGTTTTCCTGgcttatacaactttcatgatcCCTCAAACAATACTTAATTTGTCTCCTAATCTACCAATCTAGTTTGTAGGTTGTTAGCCTTTTACTCTTTTGATGCCTTCCTTTGAAATGATCTCCAGCAATTTGTTGTTCAACTTCAAATGTTACATGCTTTGTTTGCTTAGCTTCCATACCGTTGAATATTGTTGTTCCACTTCCAACGACACAAGCCCCTGGAACTATCTTGACTCTTACTGTGGAAATATTACATACAATCCTAACAGTCCTTCCGGCAGCATTTACAGAGCCAATCTGAATTTCTTGCTTTACAATCTGTCTTCGCATGCATCTCGGACAGACAACAATGGCTTCTATAATTTCAGTACTAGCGATGACCCTTCAAACAAGGTCTATGGCCTCTTTCTCTGTCGAGGTGATGTCAACACTGATGTTTGCAAAGAATGCGTCGCAGATGCCCACACACGACTACTTCATGAGTGCCCGAATCAAACAGCTGCTATTGTTTGGTATGACGAGTGCTTGGTACGTTTTTCTGACCAGACGATCTTCTCCAAGGCTGATTTGGGAGAGAATTTGACTAGGCGCAATCCATTCGATGTCCCTGGACCTGACTGGGACAAATTCAAAATGGTATTGATCAATTTGTTGCATAACGCTGCGGATAAGGCTGCAAATCATACCATGGGCAAAAAGTTTGCTGTCGAAGAAGGCAATTATTCCACTGATCAAAAGAGATTGTATACCCTTACGCAGTGCACACCAGATCTATCCCCTTATGACTGCAAAAGGTGTCTCACAGAGGCTATAATAGATGTACCCGCGTGCTGTTCCAAGAAGCAGGGAGGGAGAGTAATTTATCCAAGCTGTAACCTGAGGTATGAGGTCTCCAGCTTCTATGATACTGTATCCTCTGCATCGCCAAACTCTCCTGGCGGTCCTCCTCCTAAATCCACTGAAGGTAAGTTCTTCAGCCGTGCTATGCCCGTCTCTTCTTGGAATTGGTGTTGAATACAATCTTAATTCTTACAATTTCTTGTTTGTAGTACTAAATTCACATGCCTTCATTTTAAATTCATACCTTTAGTATTGGAATTAATATTATTGAAGTTAGTAGAATATGTAAATATAGGATGAGGGGTGTGAATTCACTTTCAAACGAAAATATGTACCTATAGAAGACGACCACGTAACTTATTGAATTTTCTAAGTCAAATTTTAGTTGAATACGCAACAGTAAGATTTCAGCATTAGCAGATCACATGCAAATTTGGATCCATCATTTGTCATTTATGGACAGTAAATTTAGTCTTTTTGCAAGCATTAGTCTTTTTGCGGAATCCCTTTAACCGTGATGGCCTGACGTGCGAAAATGGGTTGGGCACTTTTGCATTTAGGTTTTATTTAGTTATCTATCCATTTATCTATTATATGGTTTTTAAAACTCATATACTTATGttataattttattttgattGCTTGATCAGCATACATGAATATAAAGTGCATTTGAGAAAGTTTTTGCATTCAATTTGCTAGAAACATTTACATAGTGTAAAAGGGTTTAAGTTCATGGAAAATTTTGCAATGATTAATCAAATGGAAAAAGTTTGGTATTTTTAATTTAACTTTTGAGTTTAACTAAAATAGTACATGAGTTATATTATGAATGGTATTGATAGCAAAATTGatgtaaaaaaatgaaattactatGGCATAATGCAAAGAAGAATCCATTTTAGTTTTTCCACTTTAAGACATAGACATTGAAGAAGATCGATGATGTATTGTATGCATGTAAAAGATTTTCTGTTATAGTGCAATATAATTTGTTTGCTAGTTTGAAATATgatattaaataattaaattaaTGTTACTTCTTTGTGGTTTAATGTTTTGCCTCTTAACCCCTTGTGGTTTCAAAATCGCAATTTTACCTTAGTTGTGCTTTGGCAACGTGAAGCCATTTgatctttctttgttttgtgACAAAACTAgctgtcaaaattttgaatacAATTATTAAGAACTAAAGTAAGAtgaatttcatattttaagaaataaagtGCTTAACTTTGAAATTTAATGATTAAAGTGGTAGTATGTCTATAGTTCAAGAGCCCAAAGTAGAAAATAGCtgagaaaaaaatatacaaGACAAATATTAGCATTAAAATCAACCAATACCATATTTACCCTCTTTGAAGTTAATTTagcctaaaaaggaaaaatcagtGATCCACTTTCAAAGAAAGTTCAAGGGGCCAGGATAATAGGATAATTTCACATGCACAAGAGATCATGAGGTAACGCACTATATGCTTAGTGGCTAAGGTTGAGACCTTAGGATTTAGATATCTTAAATTCAAATTTCCTTTCTCCTCCACTTTTAAATCCTGTCATTGTTTTCTTgccaaataaaatttttttacatttgTTTCACAATGGattttttgttttactttttatttcatCCCCTATAGTTATTGAACCTGGCATGACCCTAGCAGTTGAAACAATCAGCCCAATGAAATAGGCTATAAACGAGTTGAGTAGAGTCGACTTTGGTTTAATCGATTCAAACTTGACTTGGTTTTATCAAGCTCAAACTCAAGCTTGAACTCAACAAGCTCTCAATGTAacaactcgagctcgaacttgactcaaatttgaatccaaactcgagtttaaaaaaattattttattttttaaaaagggaataaaataataattttcttaacaaataataaaatattagaaatatatacgtaattttactattaaaataaaaaataatatatatatataattaagtCAGCTTATGAACTAATAAGCTGAATATCTTTGAACTCGAGTTTGAATTCGAGTTCGACTTGATCAGGTTGAGCTCGACTTGAGTTCGATGTTGATCGAGCTCGAGTTGAGCTTTGGATTGAATTGCTCGTAGGTGAATCGATTCGTTTGTAATCCTACCAATAACTCGACCATCCGGCCGAAAGGATTTCCAGTTTGATTGGAGAATGAATTGGTCCGATCAAACCTGTTTGACATGGTGGTTCAATTGGAGCCTGTCCGGTTTTCCACTTGACTGGGTTCTTTTTTCTAATACAATTGTGGATcattgtttttgaaataaagtGTAATATACTTTTGACTAGATTTGTATGTtggattttcatttaaatgTGTATAAAATTTAACTACTTGCTTAGTTTTTACTTGATAATTAAATGTTTTATTACATAAACTTGTTTACTTTTTTGTTATACAATTAATTCTTTTAACTTTCAAACTTACAATATTTgagttgttaaaaattattttatttttgaaagataaaataataaaaataatgcTATATCTTTGAAAATAAGTGATACAATTTTGTTCTATATTTGAATGTGTTATTTAATTATATGCAAGTACagtaaaatgaaattgaatcatcTATTAATATTTGTATGTTCATAAAATATCTTTCAAAGTATAACCATTAGTATTTAAAAGCACTTTATTACAATTTTATATTTgtaaatattaatttagtacCCACTACTTCAGCTAATGACTGATTGGTTAAACTAGTCACCTGTTGCCCTGGTCCCTCTGTTGGATTTCTTGTCCAAtcgagtttaataactatgcatATTGCCATGTATTCTTCATGTAGGGtcataaaaaatcaaaatggaaTAACTAAAATCAAATACAtgacaaaagaacaaaaaacacCGCAGAGGAAACACATCGTTGGGTGATTTCCCACCTCAGATCCATGGTCTTCTGAAAGAGAAGGAAACTTATGCTATCCAATTTCACAGGCCACAGATGCGTGGTGCGAAATCATCcagcaaataaaaaataaggaTTTGCACTTCAACACAAGGCTACAAGTGCATAGGGTAAAGAATTTTTTGGTGATTTGTCCAAACACAGTTAAGCTATTGGATTTTACTATGGGATCAAACTTGACATTTTTTATCGTAATTTTGACCCATTTCGCACCGTCAAAGTGTTTTGTACAAATTGAAtgacaaaaaattcataaatgagaatgaatttTAAGTATGTTGTTCTACTTGTGGAAGTAAAATTATTGACATAAATAGACTGTTATGAAAAATTTAGGCACATAAATGGTGAGAAAGTAATAGAGAGGATCTCAACTCTAGCTTTTTGTCTATGTAAGGCTGTCTCAGAGTGACTCTACCTCGAAGTTTAATAAACTTGATCTCCTATGATCAGCTGACTTTCGAAGCTAAATTAAACTAACTTTCATCCAGGCAAAGGGCGAAGCCCCCCGCGAGCAGCTTTTTCAATTGCTGTCCCATTAATTGGGGTTGCTGTTGTGCTATTTGTCATGGCTTTAGTTTTCCTGAAAAGAAGATTGCGGAAGAGTCGTGTTGCAATGGCACCGGAAACAAGTGGTAAAgtttattgattgcaattacaGGAAACCTCAGAGGTTTTTGAACTAATAAATTGAGTGAAGTTGCTTATCCCTGGTGTAGATGGAGTTGCTGAAATCTTAACAGCCGAATCCTTACAGTATAGCTTAACTGAAATTCAAATTGCCACAAATAACTTCTCTATGGATAACAAAATTGGCGAAGGTGGATTTGGTCGTGTATACAAGGtctttgcatgaaataatttgcTTTTGTGAATTTGAATATCTACACATTTAATATTTCAATTAAATTCTAGTATGCATGTTTACTCAGGGTGTACTTGGTAATGGACAAGAAGTAGCTGTTAAAAGGCTGTCAAGGAGCTCAGTGCAAGGTGCAGAagaatttaaaaatgaaattgtAGTAGTTGCAAAGCTTCAACACAGAAATCTAGTTCGGCTATTGGGATTTTGCctggaaggagaagaaaagataCTCATCTATGAATTTGTTGCCAACAAAAGCCTTGACTACTTTCTCTTTGGTGGGTTCAATCTGGACATACTTATAGTAATTTTTTGTTGTTCCATGTGATCTTGTTCTATTTTACTTGACTTGCCATTTTATGGAAATGACGGACAAATTGCTTCTAGACAAATGTTTAATTGGTGTGAATTCTGGTTTAGACCCTTAAACCACAGACGCACTCAAACTTTAGttcttaaactttaattttggATACTTCACGGGCACAAATATTAATTTACCTATTTGATTATGCTTTCTGGAGTTATTGATTTAATAATTCTCAATGCTAGAACAATATATTGTGTTTAAATTTGTGTAGATCCAGAAAATAAACGATCATTGAACTGGTCAAGACGTTACAATATCATTGGAGGTATAGCAAAAGGACTTCTTTATCTGCATGAGGATTCTCGTCTAAGAATTGTTCATTGCGATCTCAAAGTAAGTAATATATTATTGGATGGAAATATGAGTCCAAAGATAGCAGATTTTGGCATGGCAAAGATTTGTGGAGTTGATCAATATGAAGGAAACACAAATAGAATTGCAGGGACAGTGTAAGTTTTGCTCCCATACTATCTTTTCTCACATAATATATCACTTTGAATCTTTCATGGAAAATTATGTCCATTTGATTGCATCATTCGGATTATCTTTGTACTGATTATAACAATCGTTGTGGCTTGTAGTGGTTATATGGCTCCTGAATACACAAGGTGGGGTCAGTTCTCACTAAAGTCAGACGTGTTTAGTTTTGGGGTTGTAATTTTGGAAATTGTCACGGGCAAGAAGAGCAGTGACTTCCATCAATCTAGAGATTCCGAAGACCTTCTAAGCTATGTAAGTACAAATTGCAAAACCTTTGCTATAGtcgttactttttttttttttttggcatttgcaGAACTGGGGAGGAGGATTTGATATTGGCACTCCTAATTTTCAaccttttatcttttcttttttttcattattaaaTTCACCTAAACTTGCAATATCATTTTTTGTGTGAACCAGACCAAAATGGCACGTAATTTATGAACTACCTGCCCTAAATAAATACGTATTTCTGTTTATGTGCTTATTATGGAAATTTTTAGATGTCGGATGCAAGACTTGTCATAATTGCTATTCTTTCTCTCGTTTTGTACGTTGTCACACACTCAAAGTAGAGTACTTGTACTTCTTTCTCAGGTTATACTTAACTACAATGATGGGAAAAAAGGTTGCGATTCGAAATCTTTTATGAATAAATCTCATCTATCagacagtgtatatactatcaccgttagattcatgacatgtatgcaaaatttaaatttaaaatttaaaatttacataattATTGTTCATCCAATGCTGAcaacagtgtatacactgtcaatggAAGAAAGATTAATCAATCTTTTTATATGAATAAACTTGAAATAGAGAGTATTGGCAATTGCCTATTGTGAATATTGACATTTACCTGTATATCTATTTAAGCTAATTGAAGTTTTTAAGAATGTACACCTTATGAGTGGGATTATTTCGAAAAGGCTTGGAACCATTGGAGACGCGGCCAAACTTTAGCTCTTTTGGATTCAAGCATTGGAGATTCTTATGCCAGAAATGAAGTCATTCAATGCATCCAAGTTGGCTTACTATGTGTTGAAGAAGATGCCAGTAAAAGACCCACAATGGCTTCCGTGGTCTGCATGCTCAATCCTGGTTCTGTTTCCCTCCCAACTCCACATCGTCCGGCAGTTTTCCGGAGCAATGGATCGGAGAGCAGGGTAGACGAGCTGGAAGTTGATCAATCCAACACTCAAAGAATTTCAGCTCCAAGCTCTGTCAATGATGCATCAATTACTGAACCCTATCCCAGATGAAGGAAGAAATAGGCCAATTCTGGAAGAAAATATCAAGTTCATCATCAGCATTATGTTGTAGATTTTGAAGCATGATTCATTAACCAGGAAGGTATCTAAATTTGCCCACTATTGTTGGAAATTAGGGGATCGCTTCAATGTTTGCTTCTTCACACTAATTGACTTCTTCCACCTTAGGGGTATAAGGATGTGCTTGAAAGAAAATGCAAGTTGTTGTCGCTCtttagatattttttaaaaatagaaGAGCAATTTTATTTATGAACATTAATCCCCAGCTGATCGAACAAACAGTATGTCTTGAACTTTTACCATTTGTACATAGCAAAGTTGGCTTCCAAACTGAGTCTATCAATTATATCATTGTATACGTTTGGTAACAAAACCAATATAAAGGCTGTCTTGGTTCACAATTCTTGGAGTGTGTTATTAGTTAAAAAGAGTTTAAATTATATCAGATTCATCCTGATTTGGAACTTTTTCAGCATTCAATGATTTATTATCACCTAAGCTTTCTTAAGTATTCTATTGTAATAACATTGTACTTGCATTCATACAATCTTCGTATTTGttattccttcttttttttttttggttcaaagtATTTACCcaattttgtcatttaattttctcttttctttattcttttccttattCATTTAATGTAACTTAGCCaatctttttcccttttcttcaagcaaagaaaaaaccatTCATATAATTGTGTAAATATGATGGCTATCCCAACTATCAATGATTAcgcaaaaaagaaaaggatagtTGATGCATTTATACAATCTTCACATTTAGCATATGAACATTTTCAAGTGAATAACTACATCTGTGAATTATTCTGCTACATAAATAATCACAAATAACCTAGAAATCTTGAGAATTTAAAGGTATATAAAATTCTATGAAATCCCCAAATGCATAGATGAAATTTAGAGTATGGAAATTGAtattaaaaattacaaaattatcAACCCAAAATTATACAAGTGAATATCTTAGCAAGTGTATGAGAGATAATGGCAGATCAACAAAATATTTCTTATTCTTCATCttggatttttctttccttcatttcattctttctttttccgGGTAAGGAAAAGCCAGGGAATTGTGATCTGTGATGCTGTGATTGACAGGAAAAACTATTGGCACTTTAAGGAGGACTCTgtatttcatcatttttttaaaactttttaacTCAAATTGGTGTCCAGCTATCAAAGGTGATGGTGTATTAGTGTAACAGTAGAACACTTAAAAGGAAGTTTAGGTCGCAATACATAATTGGGTGCCTAAAAAGTCTCAAATCATGATGATCCTGATGTGCACCCCTAGTTAAGATATGTAAATGTTTTATCCGTATCAAATTAGACATCATCTAATAAAATTAGATTAGATTAGTTACTGACTTAAATGTTGTCTTATCTTTTGGGTTTATATTTTGTGCCCTTAAAGCACCATAAGGAGTGggtctctctttttttttttcaaaagggtAATTTGTTTGCTAATGTGCTGTATTTCAGGGTGGTAATTTTAAAGGTTTAATGGTGGGccaatttcctttttctataTGCTTATTTGGTGCTTTAAgcatcaaataaaaaaaatcttgatgTAAAgataaatgaaacaaaaataataaatatttccCCTGTTTTTTGTCTTCCTTGTCATAGAGCAAGTGTTCTAGGGTCTTTATTTTGGGCAAAAAATCGCGGTGGTCC
Above is a genomic segment from Coffea eugenioides isolate CCC68of chromosome 5, Ceug_1.0, whole genome shotgun sequence containing:
- the LOC113771489 gene encoding cysteine-rich receptor-like protein kinase 10; this translates as MAPETSDGVAEILTAESLQYSLTEIQIATNNFSMDNKIGEGGFGRVYKGVLGNGQEVAVKRLSRSSVQGAEEFKNEIVVVAKLQHRNLVRLLGFCLEGEEKILIYEFVANKSLDYFLFDPENKRSLNWSRRYNIIGGIAKGLLYLHEDSRLRIVHCDLKVSNILLDGNMSPKIADFGMAKICGVDQYEGNTNRIAGTVGYMAPEYTRWGQFSLKSDVFSFGVVILEIVTGKKSSDFHQSRDSEDLLSYAWNHWRRGQTLALLDSSIGDSYARNEVIQCIQVGLLCVEEDASKRPTMASVVCMLNPGSVSLPTPHRPAVFRSNGSESRVDELEVDQSNTQRISAPSSVNDASITEPYPR